The Candidatus Eisenbacteria bacterium genomic sequence CAAATGCGTCTCCTCTGATGTCTCGGACAGCGTCGTCTTCTTCGTGAAGGGATTGCGCGCTCCTAAGGATGGTTTCGTGCTAGCGGTACGAGATGCACAACGCCTTCTCTACCCTGGCCAGGAGGCGAGTTTTCGCCTTCCGGACGGCGAATGGTCTCGCATACTCGCTTTGGGTGCTGCCAAAGAAGTAAGGGCCGGCTATGAGATTGTGAAGGTCTTTGAGGACTACCGGTTGGTCTTCTCACGAGGCCCAGGTCTGAGGTACCGCCAAGTCATAGGTCCGTTTGTGTTCGACTCAGAAAGCCATCCTCCTACGATTGAGTGGGCTGGTGACCTCGATCAGGACGGCCACCTCGATTTCTTGATCGAGAAGAGCCGGTTCAACCATGTCGAATGGGACCTTTACCTCTCATCCAAGGCCCGCTCCCCAGCCCTGCTAGAACTGGTCGCTTCGCTCCAACATTCCGGCTGCTAAGACGGCCGCGGTATCTCCACGCGCCGCGGCAGCCTCGAGTGCCGGTGTGTGGGACCGTTCTGCCTTCCCGAGGAGAAGGCCAACGAGCTCGTTCGCGATCCGTAATTGTCCCGGATCGTTGGCCGGCACCCCCGCAAGATCTCGAAGCCAGGCATCATGCATCTGCTCCCGCTCGCCTTCTGTCAACCCAGCAATCGGACGCGTGACGGCGAGGAAGACGTCCCGAGATTACTGGAGGAGCAGGACCTTCCCCGTACGGTGCGTCTCGCCCAGCTCGACCCGCACGAAGTAGATGCCGGCCGGCGCTCGCTCACCGGAAGGAAGCCGTCCGTCCCAGGTCACGGAGCCTGGGCTGGACACCGTGCGGTCCGCGAGGGACCGAATCCGGGCCCCCGACGCGCTGAACACCGTCGCGATCAAGTGCGTGGGCCGGCCCACTTCGTAGGCCACGCTCGTCGAGAACTGGAACGGATTCGGAGCCGGGGCTCGGACCGCGGTCGCCAATGGGCTCTGGGGTTCGACTTCGACGCCGGTGGGCGTGGTGATGATGTTCAGATGGGCCAGCCGGCTCGGCTCGGCGATCGTCCCGCCCCCTACGGGGTTCGGTCCGGTCACGACCACGTCGTAGTCGCCCGCGGTGCACACGTTGGTGAGGATGAGCGTCGAGGCCGTCGCACCGGTCACGCCGGGACCGTTCGTCAAGGGCACGAAGTTCCTCCGCCACTGGTACGTGTAGTTTCCCGGCGGCATCGTCGTGATGACCGAGAACATGGCGGTGCCGTTGCAGCCGACCGATTGATCGGACGGCTGGAAGGCGACGTGCGGCGCCTGAGGTCGCTGGATCGTCCACTGAGCGGCATAGACCGCGCCCTGGAAGTCTTCAAACGCGTTGAACTCGGCGGAAATACCCGTGAGCTGGTACGTGCCAGGGCCCAATCTGCCGTTGAACTGCGAGACGCCGGCGCTGACGCTGTGGAGGATGACGTTTCCCGTCGAGTGATACGCCCATAGGGTCACGCCCCCGCCCGGGTCGTCGCCCGGATCCACGTCGATCCACAGGTTGTAGTCGAACTGGTGATCGACCCGGAACGTGAAACCGACCGCCGATTGAACCGACCAGAGGCCGGACGGAGGGATGCCCCACCCGGCCCCCGTCCCTCCGGTGAACTGGATGCCATAGGGGAAGAACTCGGAAGTCTGAAATGCGGCCCCCCAGCAGGAGCCGATGAGACATTGCTGGGACGGGTCATCGGGGCACGGCTCGTAGCGCTCGGCCCGTGCTTCGGTGATGTCGTTCCAGTAGGCGAATGGAACGGGGGGAGTGCTCGCCTTCTGGTCTTCCCAGTCACCCTGGTAGATCGCGTGGGCCCCGTCCGACCGGTCGTCGGCCAGCGGGATCATCTGGGCGACGGCCGGCGTCGCGGTGAGCAGGAGCAACATCGAGAAGAGCCTGGACTTACGTGCGGTGAGCCGGACCATCGAGCACCCCCTTCGCCTTTGCCCCGGCTCTCGCCCGGGCGCGCCTCTTTTCAAGGAACGCGAAAGAAAGGTTCGAAATGGCTCATGGGAGGCGGGAGATTTGGGAAGCGGCCAGGGGTATCCTGGGTTTGCGCAGAGGACGGCCGCGGCGTTCCCACACGGAAGCCGCGGATCGTCCTCACTCGCCGCATCGCAGATGGCAGAGGTCCCCGTCCGGACGGTATCGACACGCATGCCCAACCCCTCAGAAACGATGAAGCAGCTCCGCGACCTGGCCCTCCGGGTCTCCGCGTCCGACCTGGAGCTCGAGCCCACCGAGGAACGGCCCCATGTCTGGGGCGCGATCATGGAGCTGGGCTATCCCACCGGAATCGCGACCCTGATGACGCTCGCCGAGGGAACCACGAGCCTCTACTTCAGCAACGGTGGAGGCGTGATCGGCGCGGGTGAGCACGAGGCGGTGCGGGAAGCGGGCGAGATGTTCCTCGACGCCGTTCAGGCCCAACTGAGCGGATTTCAGTCCGTGAACGAAACCCCCACGCCCCGAATCGGACGCGTTCGGCTGTACGTGCGCACGTTCGACGGCACGCTCGGCATCGAGGCGCACGAGGACGACCTGGCGAGCGACCTCCATCCCCTCTCTCCGGTCTTCCAGGCGGCGCATGCGGTGATCGCGGCGATTCGGGAGACGGCAGGCAAGTCGGGGGACTAGCGGCGAGACAGTCAAGTTTCCCGCGCGATCCGTCTCAGCAGCCAGTGATTTCCGTACGCAAGCGGATGGACGACGAGCGCCACGGGAAGCAGGAACGTGACGCCCCACCACATGCCGATCATCGACTGCACTCCAACCGCCCACCGAATCTGATCCGGATGGAAGTCGTTCATCATGAGCCGAAAGCCGAACAGGATTCCTCCATAGACCGCGATTGCGAGATACACGCTCACCGGGGAGTACCAGAGAAGGTGCCGGGCCGAGAACCTGCGATAGAGGGGTGTCGAGAGTCCCGCCATCACGAGGCCCGTGGCCAGTCCGGCCACGATGCCGGCCGCCGGGACGCTCCCCACGATGCCATATCCGGCCGCTCCGAGCATGAGGGAGACGGCCCACCACACAACGCCGGAGAGGGCGCCGGTCAGGGCTACCTTCATCGGTGGATCACCGCGGGACCAGTGCCATCACCGCGCGACGCAGGTCCTCGGCGATCTCCATGGCTCCCTCCCGTGTGGCTGCGACGTTCCCGTAGCGCCGCGGCGCTCCGATCCACACGGTGACCCGTCGTGGTTTCGGAATCGCGCTCCCCTTGGGCCACGCGCTCGCCGCTCCTTCGATGTACGCGGGGACGACCGGGATCTCGGTGCCCGCCACGAGCCGTCCCACGCCCGGCCGGAACGCCTGCACCGATCCGTCGGGAGAGCGCGTGCCCTCCGGGAACATGACGAGCGCCTCCCGCGAGACCTGGAGGAGATCCGCGCACTGCTCGAGGCTTCTCGCCGGATGTTCCCGGCGGTCGAACGGCATCGCGTTCGTGGTCACGATCGCGATCAGGGCGCGGAAGAAGTCACGAAAGAAGTAGTCCTGCGCGGCCGCGGCGTAGGCGTGGGTCCACTGCCTCAAGGGAAGCGCGCACGAGAGCGCGACCGCGTCGAGGTGGCTTCCGTGATTCGCGACCAGCACGAAGGGGCCGTGTCGGGGCAGATGTCCGCGTCCCACCACACGCAAGCGGAAGTAGACGCCGAAGAGCGCACGCAGCAGGAACGTACCCGCGAGCCGAAGGCCGGACACGGTCCAGGAAGGCTCGCGAGGGAACGTCGTGAGGCGCTCCACGAGCGTCTTCTCGAGGAGCGGCGACGGCTTGTAGACCCACGGCTTCATGCCGGAGTGCGGCTCTTCCTCGGGGGTCCGGTTCACGCTTCCCGGTGGGTCAGCCGCCCGGACTCAGCGAGATGTCCCGGAGATAGTAGAACGCCACCATGTGGAAGAAGATGGGCGCGGTGAAGATCAGGCTGTCGTAGCGGTCCAGCCATCCGCCGTGTCCCGGAAAGACGGCGCCCAGGTCCTTCACGCCGATGTCGCGCTTCACGACGCTGATCACGAGATCCCCGAGCTGCCCTCCCACGCCGACGATCAGCGCGGTCAGGACGAGCTGCACCGTGCCGAACTCCGGGAGCGTCCCCCGGAGCGCCCACACCAGGGCCGCGGTGACGAGCACGCATCCGATCGCGCCGCCCCAGGTCTTCCGGGGGCTCACGTTGGGCGCGAGGCGCCGCCTCCCGAATAGCTTCCCCGTCGCGAAGGCGGCGACGTCGTTCAGGGCCACGGCGAGCGTCAGGAAGAGGAGGTACGCAAGCCCGTACTCGAGATTCGTGAAGTAGCTGAGGTGCCCCAGGAACCATCCGAAGTACAGAAAGCCCATGATGCTGAGGCCCGCGCACTGGATCATCCCCTGGGTGCGGTCCCGCAACACGGGGAGGGTCAGGAGAGTCGCGATCACGTACATCGGCAGCACGAGGAACATCCCGTACCAGCGCACCCACACGACGAGGTTGAGCACGAGGATCGCGAGCGTGACCGCGCCGGTGAACACACGGTCCCGGTACAGCCCCGTCGCGCGGGCGAACTCGTGAAAGCAGGCGAGCGAGAGGAGCGTCACGGCGACGATCGTTGCCGTGCGGCCGAGCCCAAGCGGAATCGCGGCGAGCGGGAGGATCACCCACCAGCTCCGGTACGTGACCCAGGCGGAGCGAACGGTGGGATGATCGCGAAGGAGGAGGCGAAGAACGCCGAGGAGGAGCCCGGCGCCCGCGAGGACGGCGATCCAGATCCTCGCGTAGACGGCGTAGACAGGCTCGGTCAGCGCGGGGATGCTCAAGAAGCCTCTCGCGAATCACGGAGCGCGAGAGCGCGGTGAATCGCGCGCACGCGCTGGAGGACCGTCACGGCCGCGAGGATCGTGAAGAGGAGGAGGAGCGCGTCGAAGAGGCGCACGCCTCCGAGCGGTGTGCTCCCTCCCGTGCCGGCAATCAGCACCGGGTTCCCCACGAAGAACGCCGCCACGCACGCGAGCCCGAGGTAGAGCATCCGGTCGGCCTTCCCGAGCAGGCCTCCGTATTGACGTCCGGCGCCGACCGCCTTGCCCAGGATCCCCGCGTAGCTCGACAGGAGCACCGCCACCAGGGCGGCCACGCCCCAGTCCAGGGACGAAAGCGGAGAGAGCGCGATCCCGAGCAGGATCGCGGCATCGCTCAAGCGGTCGCATCCTTCGTTCACGACCTCACCGAACGCACGAGCCTTTCCCGTCGCCTGCGCCACGAGTCCGTCGAGGGCGTTCAGGGTGATGCGCGCGAGGAGAAGGAGGGGAATGACGAGAAAGAGCCATCGCGCTCGTTCCGCCCACTGAAAGAGTATCGCCGCCGCCAGGGAGCATGCCAGGCCGGCGAGTGTGATCCAGTCGGGATGAATGGGAGAGAGCGCGGGCACGAGCCCCGCGAGGAGCGAGCGGAACCTGGGCTTCACGTCGTAGAGCGCCACGGTCGTGGCGGAATCTACACCCCTCGTGAGGGCCCCTCAAGGGAGCGTTGCGCGGGCGGTCACACCTCGAGGCTCCCCTCCACGGAATCGTCGAGCGTCTTCCCGGTCATCGCGCCCACCATCATCTTGACCATGGCGACCGCATTCCCATGCTTCGTGTCCCAGTAGTACCCGTCCCGAGGCGTGAACCGTATGACCGTGATCCGTGGATCGTCGACGCCTCCGGTGAACCAGGTCTTGATGATGGGCTCCCACAGCTCCTCGATCTTGGCTCGGTCGCGTGAGACCTTGGCTTCCCCGTTCAGCTGGAGGAAGTCGGAGTGCGGCGATCCCTGGAAGTAGAGCGTCACGGACGAGTCCCTCTCGACCTCGCGATTCTTGTGACTGTCGTGCGCGCTCAGGAACCAGAGATTGCCCTGGTCGTCCGCCTTTCGAACGTTCATCGGGCGAGCCCGGTTGGGCTCCCCGGGCGCCGCTGTCGTGCAGAAGAAGCAGCTCTTCGCCTTGGATACGATTTCCTGGATCCGGCGTACCGCGAGGTCGCCGCTCAGATCCTCTCGAGTCTCTTCGGGTTGATTCCAGTGGATCGAGTTCATGGCCGCTCCTCACCCGTGCCGGGCCGATGGCCCGCGGTCCGCGTGGCGCTGGGCTCCACTTCAGCGGTCACGGGTGAAGCATCAGTCATGCCGTGCGGCAGTCATCCGGTTGGCGCCCCGCCGGACCCCGATCCAGCGCTCGTCGCCGGGAAGAGCCGCTTCAGCATCGCGTCGGCCGCCGTGCCGAACGTCCGAACGCGATCCTCGTCGTC encodes the following:
- a CDS encoding lysophospholipid acyltransferase family protein; this translates as MNRTPEEEPHSGMKPWVYKPSPLLEKTLVERLTTFPREPSWTVSGLRLAGTFLLRALFGVYFRLRVVGRGHLPRHGPFVLVANHGSHLDAVALSCALPLRQWTHAYAAAAQDYFFRDFFRALIAIVTTNAMPFDRREHPARSLEQCADLLQVSREALVMFPEGTRSPDGSVQAFRPGVGRLVAGTEIPVVPAYIEGAASAWPKGSAIPKPRRVTVWIGAPRRYGNVAATREGAMEIAEDLRRAVMALVPR
- a CDS encoding phosphatidate cytidylyltransferase: MSIPALTEPVYAVYARIWIAVLAGAGLLLGVLRLLLRDHPTVRSAWVTYRSWWVILPLAAIPLGLGRTATIVAVTLLSLACFHEFARATGLYRDRVFTGAVTLAILVLNLVVWVRWYGMFLVLPMYVIATLLTLPVLRDRTQGMIQCAGLSIMGFLYFGWFLGHLSYFTNLEYGLAYLLFLTLAVALNDVAAFATGKLFGRRRLAPNVSPRKTWGGAIGCVLVTAALVWALRGTLPEFGTVQLVLTALIVGVGGQLGDLVISVVKRDIGVKDLGAVFPGHGGWLDRYDSLIFTAPIFFHMVAFYYLRDISLSPGG
- a CDS encoding pyridoxamine 5'-phosphate oxidase family protein, which encodes MNSIHWNQPEETREDLSGDLAVRRIQEIVSKAKSCFFCTTAAPGEPNRARPMNVRKADDQGNLWFLSAHDSHKNREVERDSSVTLYFQGSPHSDFLQLNGEAKVSRDRAKIEELWEPIIKTWFTGGVDDPRITVIRFTPRDGYYWDTKHGNAVAMVKMMVGAMTGKTLDDSVEGSLEV